A stretch of DNA from Hippoglossus stenolepis isolate QCI-W04-F060 chromosome 16, HSTE1.2, whole genome shotgun sequence:
GGCTTGTCCACCCCGGTGACCCCAACACCAGCCCACCTGCAGCATGTCAGGGAGCAGATGGCATCAGCCCTCAGGAAGATaagggagctggaggagcaggtgaagaCCATCCCTGTGCTCCAGGTGAAAatctctgtgctgcaggaggagaagcgGCAACTCAGCGTCCAGCTGAAGAGCCAAAAATTCCTGGGTCACACTATGAGTTTTAACCGAGGTCGTTCCAGAGGGGAGCTCTATATCGACATCCcagaagaagaacagagcaCTGGAGCTAAAAGCAGCAACAAACCAGCAGGCCCACTGTCTCCCACTACGCCAGAGGGCCCTAAACAAGACTCTGGGTGTGAGATTGAGGACACAGTAATCGTGGGTGGAGCCCGGCCGGATGCAAAACGGGAAGTGCGCACTGTCGGGGTGGGACCAGAGGCCTCGAGGGGCACTCGTCAGGTGGGAGTCGGGGTTCGGGAGGAGGACCTGGGGCTGGTGCCTGAGAAAGAGGCTCTTAAGAATCAAGTGGGTCAGCTTGAGGGCAAGCTAAAGAGGACAATGCAGGAGCTGCAAGCTGCACAGCAGCAGGTCGCATCAGTCCAGAAAGCTCCTCAGGCAGAGCATCCGGTCATGGCTACCAGCATGGGTTGGCAGGAGCCACAGGGCAGCGGCCTGCACACTCTGGTCAGCTTCACACAGCAGCCCCAACAGACGCAGCAGAGGACTGTGGGAATCCAGGTGTACACACTGGAGCAGCCCACAGTGGTAGAGGTGGGCACGCTGCTCCGTGCAGAGACCtgcagctccccctcccccctcccagCTGGTGGACTTTCAGAGGGCTACCACATAGGACAAGCTGAAGGTCAGGATCCACCTTGTAGTGTATGACCAAGAATAAGCGTTACCATTTTACTTATAGCCAAACAGTGAAATACAGTCCAATGCTGCAGGCTTTTATGAAGCAAGTTCTTTGCTTGTGTCAGTGAGCTTTTGAGCccctgatgttttctgtcaccTCTGTATGTAAATTGGAATATACATCACTTTTAGAAACAACTCTGAATTTAACTTGAGTCTGAGAAAATACCACAGAGTGAATCAGCACCTCTCTGACCTTCAGACTGGATATCATAATCCAGAATTGTGTACAtattgcattttattgttgtattggattgtatttatgaaaacaaaccttggatcatttttaaaaatgttgtttatttgtagACCTCTATAAGATTGATCAATTGATGAGTTAAGGTTCGAAAGttgactgtgtctctgtctcacagaTGTTCTGGTTGAGCTACCGATCGCTGTCAGCTCCAAGCAGGTGCGCGACGTCCTAAAGAGCGAGCTGTCCACCTCTGTCCCTGTGGCTAGTCCTGCCATCGCTGTCGGCACATCTATAACTCAGATTAGTTTGATGCAATCTAAAGGAGGAGAGACTCACctgcatacaaacacagaggCTGTCCAGTCACAAGAAGGACCCAAGACAGGTAACTGGATTGTGCtctgttaaaaacacaatgattcTAACTTGTTTTAATTACCGGCTGTATGTGTGATTACTGTTGTCTTTTCCAGCCTCGTCTCCTCAGTCTCTGAGGTCCATCATGAAGCGGAAAGCAGAGGGTGAACCAGGGTCTCCCTCCACTAAGAAAAACCTGCAGTTTATTGGGGTCAATGGAGGGTAAGTGTCAGTGATTACAGACCACAAGTCAGTCATTTCCATTCCCTTAGTGCTGAGGCAGGCACTTCATTCCCTGGTAATAGTTTCATCCTAGATCTGGAATGTTAAATTCTTCCACACATCGTTTGCTCTCACCAAGGGTCAGAGACCCCGTTCAGACCCGGTATTAACATCGATCCTGAGTGGTCTAATCACAAGTGGTCAACACTATGCACTGGTATGAATGCACCTAAATGCGTCCTGAGATCCAAGCACTCAGACGGTCTAGGACGCATGTGGCCAAAATCCTTtagctgtgtgaacacaaatgcatcctgggacaCATACTGTATGAAGCACCGGcaactcagctgacgtcctttGTCCTGCTACAGGTTCAAAATGAATTAAAGTATTTTGACACTTCTCAGTGCCCATACGTTGATTTATTTGTGCCACCTTAGTATTAGTATAACTGTATTAACATGgaccaccacataatgattgaaatgaagaaaatcttatttcattttaaagctaTGCACATTGAGTTACATGGCCTCTCCTGGCTCACTACtgacacacacccatgcacacatgcacaaatacactTAGAACAGACATATCTCAGCTTTTCACTTATGATCTGATTTCTCAGGACACGTGTTAATACCAGGACTAAACAGGGCCTGAGTTACAAAgtgtatttgcattttctgCTTATGTGCGATAGTAAAACAGGTTTGAGTTAGAGTTTGACTTTTGATCGTATTGTTTTCTTGCAGTTATGAATCCACATCATCAGAcgacagcagcagtgagactTCAGATGAGGCGAGTGACTCCAGTGAATATCACGAGGCCCGAGAAAAACTGCCAGAATCCTCCGTCCTGCACCAGCAAACAACCCACACTGTGGTCTCTCAGCCCCTAGAAAGCAACAGTGCACCTCAGCAGACTGCCGCCGAACTACCAGCCGTCGTtccagaaacacagcagagccCCAGCCAGTCTGCAACAGCAACACTGCCAGACACAGTGTCCCAGTCACCAGCAACGGACACTGTTGTGCAAAAATGTGCCTCACAGCCACCAGCCTCTGGCCCCACCCCGACTCCTCCGTGTCCAGCAAACTACTCTGCCTCCACAGAGACCACCAGCCAGTCATCAGAAATGCACACAGTCACACCGGAGATCAGCTCCACGACATCGAGCTCGGAACCGTCTCCTGGGCAAAGCTCCACGCAAGTTACCTTCTCTTCATCGTTGTGTGTCACTAAAACCACTGAGGTTACCGAGCAGCAATACACCGTCCAGTCAGAAGCCACTGTCCTCTCCGGCCAATCGCAGTCAAATCCAGCAGCTGAAAGCGACACGACTGACACAGCATCAGAGAAACAAGTCAGGTAAACAAACATACAGTTAAACAGACAGTCTGTCTGTGAGCATCAAGCTGCGAGTGACAGTGACTGACAGTGTGtcgtttctttgtctttctcagaCTGGAGCTGAGTGACGGCCTGATGTCGGCTCTGAGCGCCCTGCAGAAAGCCCTGGGGGAATCCAATGCCTTCAGCCAACAAGGAGCAGTACGTGTTCAATTCAGATTATTAAACATGATAACAACAATCAATACTGCTTCTCAAAGAGGTTATGTTCTCGCCCCCcggtctgtttgtttgtttgtaagcaagattacacaaaaataactgaatggattgccatgaaacttgatggaaggatgagtcatgaaagaacacattcaattttggcGTCGATCTAGATTACGGGGAGCGAATCCAggagttttcttttcatgattttcttttctcgatgaaaaaaatctgtcaccTTAAGgcaactgatatctatgagtgtgtgaaattagGTGTAGCTCGATTGAgtttaagaggactgttgggccttggtgtaGGCGCTCTACCTAGTGCCAGCAACAAGCAGAAACACCTCACGGATTGATTTGTCTTTAGCACACATTAGTagagaaaagcaaataaacaacatttatttcaGCATTAAATAGCACATTTCCTGTATGTTTCTTCTGAGGTCTGTTTGTGATGCTCAGTCTGCATTTCCACACCTGTCTCTCAAGTGACCGTGTGTCCTCAttgtgtctgacctcagagaGCGGCCTACACCACCGTGCTGCAGGAGTGGCTGCGCGTGTCCTGTCACAAAGCCGCAGACACGGCTGTCGTCAAGGCCTATATGGACGCCTTCGCCTCCGTCTCCCGTCAGCTGCTGGAGTTTGTGATCAACATGGCCGATGGCAATGGGAACACGGCGCTTCACTACACCGTCTCCCACTCCAACTTCCCCgtggtgaagctgctgctggacactgGTGAGCTGTGTTTGCATCTAGCTGTGTTACAATGCATTGCCTCTGTAGGCCGAGTAGTCAAGCCAAAATGTAGATGGTCtggtctacggaggatttcCTATTTACATCACCTGCTCTTACCATTGTATGGTTGGCTACTTTTATCCGCTTttgcagcctccgaaggactAAAATTAATTTAGTAGAAATCAGAGAATACCagagataagataaaacaagaCTGACTTTAGCCTGGATGTGAATAACCTGctttatgttttctgtgtttttcctgaaactaaaaaattttaaaattcacattttgaaataaatactgacaaaacataatatgaaattATGATCCAGCTTTGATTGAAATcaaaatatgtgaattttaatggatttgtttaatattttaaattgaacaaATTCTACTGCATCGATCATTAGTGTCCTGATAGAATCCTTTCTCCAGTAAGTACTTCATCCCTGTTATTGTCTGTGCTGCTTTTGTGTCTCCTCTCACACTGATTGCCGTGTGCACATTACAGGCCTATGTAATGCTGACAAGCAGAACAAGGCGGGCTACACAGCCATCATGCTGACAGCTCTCGCTGCCTTCCACTCTGACAGTGACCTTCAGAccgtcctgcagctgctgcgcACAGGGGACGTCAATGCCAAGGCCAGCCAGGTGTGCCCTCTACTGCTCACTAGCTTGTATTGCATCTCCATACACAACCAAACACATATCAGAGCTGTAATAGTGTCTACAGGTGTTGTTTCTCACGATGCAGAGCAGGGTTTGCTGTGCAGATGCACACTGCAGCATGTAAACAAACGTTTGTAATTTAGCTCCACATGTTGAAGAtgatgttacattttttttaatgatgtgtgttttgtagGCCGGTCAGACAGCGCTGATGCTAGCAGTCAGCCATGGCCGAGGGGACATGGTGCGGGCGCTGCTCTCCTGTGGGGCACAGGTCAACATCCGCGATGATGACGGCTCCACAGCGCTCATGTGTGCCTGTGAACATGGTCATGTGGACATTGTGCGTCAGCTACTGTCTGTGCCGGGGTGTGATGCCACTCTCACCGATAATGTAAGCCTAGTATCCTCCCTTCCTACCTCTATCTCTTTTTTTGGACCAACCCATGATCGCTTTGTTGTGGTGTTTACAGGACGGCAGTACTGCGCTGTCCATCGCCCTGGAGGCCAGCCAGAACGACATCGCTGTTCTTCTGTACGCTCACCTCAACTTTGCTAAGCCTCCTTCTCCGGTGAGTGTTCTCCCACACACAAGTGTGTCATCTAAAGTGATTTGTTTTAGATGAACCACTTTATGCCAACATTCTACAACAAGTTAAATCTGTCAAAGACGAGAGATTTTCCATAAATTCGTCCGTCCACTCACATTTGCCTCAGTGAGGCACAATGTACTGCAGCCAAATTACTTCTTTAGCTTTTAAAGGGAGTGGAGAGGGTTGTTCTGGGAATTGTAGGAAATCATAAACTAAAGAAGAACTGTAGATGTCGAAGATTAAAGGTAcaagaaaatatcacatttgcacaaattaaCTTTTTGAAATCGTCTAAACATCAGAAATGATGTTTATATCTGAATCATAGAAGCATGAATGTATCAGAATTCTCgctttacagcagcaggaaatgtAACTGTACAGAATATGAAGTTGTTCTCCTTTAAACCAGGTTCATCAATAGGCTGTTTCATTGATTTTTTGCAGTATACATGGCACATCAATCAgtacaactttatttacatagcacctttcaaataaattaaatacaattcaAAGAGCATTACAAGTGATTGACAAAATGAGTTAAAACGTTCATATTTCGAGACTAAGAAGCTACTGAATAGCCTGACACTTTGAAATTACATAAAAGTTCTCATCTAtaatacttttgttttgtttttttactagGTTACACCTAAGTCTCCTCTCTTGGGCTCGTCTCCTCCTTCCGGGGAAATGAAATAAACCACGCTCCTTCTGTATCTCAACAGCCAATCCACTGCAACTGCTCATATCACAGTgtgatctttttatttcattgtgtaattaagaaactttgtgtttttgtgcgtgtgtgtgtgtgtgtgtgtatgtatgtgagttAGACTGTTTGTTTCCACCCTCCATAATTTAAGTTCAAGATAATGTGCAGATAATTACATGACAGCTTGCACCATTGTTACCTGTTGCTCTTTGTACACAgtcgtcttttctttttttagtttttatcacaGTGCTTCTTAAAAACATGGATTTCTTGTGTGGCACAATCTGAAGAAGTGAACACAGAAAGTTCTGTATAAACATCAGTGTAGGGTGAGAATAATCCAGCTGTCGACACAGTTTTTAGTGGCACCATCAAAACTCTTCACCACAATCACATtatacagttgtttttatttcacaccaATCTCATATTAGTTTCTCTATAAAGCAATATGTTGTCAATGTAATTCATGCAATGGTTGTTCCACAGCAGCATCGTTATGTGTGACCATCACAGTCATTTGGAATAACAAAAGCCACTTCTCTCACATCAGATAAGTGTCCTTGCATCAACTAGCTCATTGGTGCCACAAAAattcaacacagaaaacaccagttcaacaatatatcaatatttatacACAGGATTTATTTACACAAGAGTATTTttgatatagatttttttttttaaattcatgacGTCCAAGGATCGTGATTTTTAATTCCCAGGCAGTTACACCT
This window harbors:
- the kank2 gene encoding KN motif and ankyrin repeat domain-containing protein 2, whose protein sequence is MAQVLHMDPGFPGKLNPPAPPSLHGKEQEAPYSVETPYGYRLDLDFLKYVNDIEKGNTIKRVPIQRRPRYGSLPRGYGYAGSWWTSTESLCSNTSMDSRHSSFSYCAPGFHTTQRPSFSTARVEKTLLDARRKLEEEKEGRRFSNLGSMHSSVAGSNTSISSAHSFNRAHGGGGSFTPMSSGLSTPVTPTPAHLQHVREQMASALRKIRELEEQVKTIPVLQVKISVLQEEKRQLSVQLKSQKFLGHTMSFNRGRSRGELYIDIPEEEQSTGAKSSNKPAGPLSPTTPEGPKQDSGCEIEDTVIVGGARPDAKREVRTVGVGPEASRGTRQVGVGVREEDLGLVPEKEALKNQVGQLEGKLKRTMQELQAAQQQVASVQKAPQAEHPVMATSMGWQEPQGSGLHTLVSFTQQPQQTQQRTVGIQVYTLEQPTVVEVGTLLRAETCSSPSPLPAGGLSEGYHIGQAEDVLVELPIAVSSKQVRDVLKSELSTSVPVASPAIAVGTSITQISLMQSKGGETHLHTNTEAVQSQEGPKTASSPQSLRSIMKRKAEGEPGSPSTKKNLQFIGVNGGYESTSSDDSSSETSDEASDSSEYHEAREKLPESSVLHQQTTHTVVSQPLESNSAPQQTAAELPAVVPETQQSPSQSATATLPDTVSQSPATDTVVQKCASQPPASGPTPTPPCPANYSASTETTSQSSEMHTVTPEISSTTSSSEPSPGQSSTQVTFSSSLCVTKTTEVTEQQYTVQSEATVLSGQSQSNPAAESDTTDTASEKQVRLELSDGLMSALSALQKALGESNAFSQQGARAAYTTVLQEWLRVSCHKAADTAVVKAYMDAFASVSRQLLEFVINMADGNGNTALHYTVSHSNFPVVKLLLDTGLCNADKQNKAGYTAIMLTALAAFHSDSDLQTVLQLLRTGDVNAKASQAGQTALMLAVSHGRGDMVRALLSCGAQVNIRDDDGSTALMCACEHGHVDIVRQLLSVPGCDATLTDNDGSTALSIALEASQNDIAVLLYAHLNFAKPPSPVTPKSPLLGSSPPSGEMK